The proteins below come from a single Benincasa hispida cultivar B227 chromosome 4, ASM972705v1, whole genome shotgun sequence genomic window:
- the LOC120075679 gene encoding ABSCISIC ACID-INSENSITIVE 5-like protein 2, protein MGIQTMGSQAGGDPNGKQSQFQPLVRQNSLYSLTLDEVQNQLGDLGKPLISMNLDELLKNVWTAEANQTVGKDNEDNNVLANQTSLQRQASLSLNGALSKKTVDEVWRDIQQSKDSEEKKSRERQPTLGEMTLEDFLVKAGVVAETSSNKKGGGPVVEIDANITPQFQQTQWMQYPQPQYQSQQAAMMGVYMSGQPIPQPLHVGGGAVMDVPYVDNQLALPTPLMGALSDTQTSGRKRGTPEDMIEKTVERRQKRMIKNRESAARSRARKQAYTNELENKVSRLEEENERLRKRKELEKMLPLAPSPEPKYQLRRTSSAPF, encoded by the exons ATGGGGATTCAAACTATGGGGTCTCAGGCCGGAGGTGATCCAAATGGCAAACAATCACAATTCCAGCCATTGGTTCGTCAAAATTCACTGTATAGTCTCACACTGGATGAGGTCCAAAATCAGTTGGGTGATCTAGGAAAGCCATTAATCAGCATGAACCTTGATGAGCTTCTTAAAAATGTGTGGACTGCTGAGGCCAACCAAACTGTTGGTAAGGACAATGAGGACAATAATGTCTTGGCCAATCAAACATCCCTACAACGTCAGGCTAGTCTTTCATTGAATGGTGCTCTGAGTAAAAAGACTGTCGATGAGGTGTGGAGAGACATTCAACAAAGCAAAGATAGCGAGGAGAAGAAGTCTCGTGAACGACAACCTACGTTGGGAGAGATGACATTGGAAGATTTTCTGGTGAAAGCAGGGGTGGTTGCTGAGACATCGTCAAATAAAAAAGGTGGGGGTCCTGTTGTTGAAATTGATGCAAATATCACACCCCAGTTTCAACAAACGCAGTGGATGCAGTACCCCCAACCTCAGTATCAGTCTCAACAAGCAGCAATGATGGGGGTTTACATGTCGGGCCAGCCTATTCCCCAGCCACTGCATGTGGGAGGTGGTGCTGTGATGGATGTTCCATATGTAGACAATCAGTTGGCATTGCCAACTCCTTTGATGGGAGCTTTATCTGATACACAGACATCTGGAAGAAAAAGGGGAACACCTGAAGACATGATTGAGAAAACTGTTGAGCGTAGACAGAAGAGGATGATAAAGAATCGGGAATCTGCTGCTCGTTCACGAGCAAGGAAGCAG GCATATACCAATGAACTGGAGAATAAAGTTTCACGTTTGGAAGAGGAGAATGAAAGGCTCAGGAAACGGAAG GAGCTGGAAAAGATGCTACCGTTGGCTCCCTCGCCCGAGCCGAAGTATCAGCTTCGAAGAACATCGTCGGCGCCGTTCTAA